One window of the Colletotrichum destructivum chromosome 4, complete sequence genome contains the following:
- a CDS encoding Putative ribosome biogenesis protein Bms1/Tsr1 has translation MSHSHRPTTKVTHKPFKSKHATKGALRDAAKGRLPGEERGQRKTPHQQVMSKFDRRNQAKQRQITKRKERLEEASIFVGRDGAPRIVAVVPLCQDGDAAAAIKQLNDSVDIEAEVEETPFQVSVDRFKQKVQYIPLKRDLNAVLDATRVADFVLVMLSADVEVDELGELMLRGLESQGLSTLFTVVYGLDKIDQAKHKQSTLGSLKSYITHFHPEQEKLYQLENRQECANLMRSLCNTTPKGVRWREDRSWVLAEDVKFSSSGLGSTVITGVVRGRGLKANRLIQLGDYGTFQVEKITAAPLPKKLKRGEMAVEESETEEILDTPDEDQDDLAELAPDAAMDDDEMEADGPPEIKKGVLLDDHHYFDDDYYEAAEAKTRVPKGTSNYQAAWYLGDDVSDSGSDMEDLEMQDNSEEDEARPEDGLEGQAPREPTEGAPSEYAKSEKFVEPDEEEDAAGLAAYRARKSDEVEDDKEFPDEIELHPGVLARERLQRYRGLKSLRTSEWIKSEDRAYEPEEWRKLLQIPDYQASRSRTTREALVGGVPAGTRVHVHLKGVPASFEKSYQPSRPVTLFSLLRHEQKKTAVNYLINLSADYHRSVKAKEEIIVQCGPRRFAINPTFSQPGNTPNNVHKSCRYLHPGQSAVATFMGPVTWGAVPVLFFKRSVPMPEGSEEAENESTIGLKLIGTGTALPPSTSRVIAKRVILTGHPYHIHKKIVTIRYMFFNREDVEWFKALPLWTKRGRTGFIKEPLGTHGYFKATFDARINPQDSIGVSLYKRVWPRNAVPVQGPLLEPGVASQADEGDVMME, from the exons ATGAGTCACTCTCACAGACCGACCACCAAGGTCACCCACAAGCCGTTCAAGTCCAAGCATGCGACCAAGGGGGCGCTGAGAGATGCTGCGAAAG GCAGACTTCCCGGCGAAGAACGCGGTCAGCGCAAGACGCCCCATCAGCAAGTCATGTCTAAGTTCGACCGACGAAACCAGGCCAAGCAGCGCCAGATTACCAAGCGCAAAGAGAGACTGGAGGAAGCATCGATATTCGTTGGGAGAGACGGCGCCCCGAGAATTGTTGCCGTCGTGCCTCTGTGCCaggatggcgacgccgcggccgccattAAGCAGCTGAACGACAGCGTGGACATCGAAGCCGAAGTTGAGGAGACCCCCTTCCAAGTCTCGGTGGATCGTTTCAAGCAGAAGGTCCAGTACATCCCCCTCAAGCGAGACCTGAACGCCGTTCTTGACGCCACCCGGGTTGCGGACTTTGTGCTGGTTatgctctcggccgacgtcgaggttgatgagTTGGGCGAGTTGATGCTGCGTGGTTTGGAAAGCCAGGGCTTGTCGACTCTGTTCACCGTTGTCTACGGCCTGGACAAGATCGATCAGGCCAAGCACAAGCAGTCCACGCTAGGCTCCCTCAAGTCATACATCACCCACTTCCATCCCGAGCAGGAGAAGCTCTACCAACTGGAGAACAGACAGGAGTGCGCCAACCTGATGCGCTCCCTCTGCAACACGACACCCAAGGGCGTCAGGTGGCGTGAGGATAGGAGTTGGGTCCTGGCCGAAGACGTCAAGTTCTCCAGCTCCGGACTTGGCTCCACAGTCATCACCGGTGTTGTCAGAGGAAGAGGCCTTAAGGCCAACCGTCTGATCCAACTGGGCGACTACGGAACATTCCAGGTCGAGAAGATCACAGCCGCACCACTGCCCAAGAAGTTGAAGAGGGGGGAGATGGCCGTGGAGGAGAGCGAGACCGAGGAGATTCTTGATACCCCTGATGAGGACCAGGATGACCTGGCTGAGCTGGCTCCCGACGCTGCGatggacgatgacgagatggaggccgaCGGACCGCCTGAGATCAAGAAAGGTGTGCTTCTTGACGACCACCACTACTTCGACGACGATTACTacgaggccgcggaggcCAAGACCAGAGTTCCCAAGGGTACCTCCAACTACCAGGCAGCATGGTACCTCGGTGATGACGTGTCGGACTCTGGCTCTGACATGGAGGACCTTGAGATGCAGGACAACTCtgaagaggacgaagccCGCCCCGAGGACGGTCTTGAAGGCCAAGCACCGAGGGAGCCCACCGAGGGTGCGCCTTCGGAATACGCCAAGTCCGAGAAGTTTGTCGAAccggatgaggaggaggatgctgCCGGCCTGGCCGCCTACCGTGCTAGAAAGTCCGACGAGGTTgaagacgacaaggagttcCCTGATGAGATCGAGCTGCACCCCGGCGTACTCGCTCGCGAGCGCCTGCAAAGATACAGAGGCCTCAAGAGCTTGAGGACGAGCGAGTGGATCAAGAGCGAAGACCGGGCGTACGAGCCCGAGGAGTGGCGCAAGCTTCTCCAGATCCCAGACTACCAGGCCTCGCGCTCGCGGACCACGCGCGAGgctctcgtcggcggcgtccccGCCGGTACGAGAGTTCACGTCCACCTCAAGGGCGTCCCCGCGTCATTCGAGAAGTCATACCAGCCTAGCCGGCCGGTGACGCTGTTCTCGCTGCTGCGCCAcgagcagaagaagacggccgtcAACTACCTCATCAACCTCAGCGCTGACTACCACCGGTcggtcaaggccaaggaggagatcATTGTGCAGTGCGGCCCTCGCCGCTTCGCAATCAACCCCACCTTCTCCCAGCCGGGCAACACGCCCAACAACGTCCACAAGTCCTGCAGATACCTCCACCCGGGCCAGTCCGCCGTAGCCACTTTCATGGGTCCCGTTACCTGGGGCGCCGTGCCGGTGCTCTTCTTCAAGCGCTCCGTGCCCATGCCCGAGGGCtccgaggaggccgagaacgaATCAACCATCGGTTTGAAGCTCATCGGTACAGGAACCGccctgccgccctcgacgtcccGCGTCATCGCCAAGCGGGTCATCCTGACGGGACACCCGTACCACATCCACAAGAAGATCGTCACGATCCGCTACATGTTCTTCAACcgcgaggacgtcgagtGGTTCAAGGCCCTGCCGCTGTGGACCAAGCGTGGCCGCACCGGCTTCATCAAGGAGCCGCTCGGCACACACGGATACTTCAAGGCCACCTTCGACGCCCGCATCAACCCGCAGGACTCCATCGGCGTCAGTCTGTACAAGCGTGTGTGGCCGCGAAATGCCGTCCCTGTTCAGGGACCCCTTCTCGAGCCTGGTGTCGCCagccaggccgacgagggtgaTGTGATGATGGAATAA
- a CDS encoding Putative urease accessory protein UreG, with amino-acid sequence MSHEHSHDGPHGHAHSHEGGFNAQEHGHSHEILDGPGSYLGREMPIVEGRNWSDRAFTIGIGGPVGSGKTALMLALCLALREKFSIAAVTNDIFTREDAEFLTRHKALPAPRIRAIETGGCPHAAVREDISANLAALEDLHREFDADLLLIESGGDNLAANYSRELADYIIYVIDVSGGDKIPRKGGPGITQSDLLVVNKTDLAEIVGADLGVMERDARKMREGGPTVFAQVKKNVAVDHIVNLMLSAWKASGAEENRRAAGGPRPTEGLDSLKA; translated from the exons ATGTCTCACGAGCACTCTCACGACGGGCCCCACGGCCACGCCCACTCCCACGAGGGCGGCTTCAACGCCCAGGAACACGGCCACTCCCACGAGATCCTCGACGGTCCGGGCAGCTACCTCGGCCGCGAGATGCCCATTGTCGAGGGAAGGAATTGGAGTGACCGGGCTTTCACCATTGGAATTGGAGG CCCCGTCGGGTCCGGCAAGACGGCCCTGATGCTCGCGCTGTGCCTCGCGCTGCGTGAGAAgttctccatcgccgccgtgaCCAACGACATCTTCACccgcgaggacgccgagttCCTCACCCGCCACAAGGCcctgccggcgccgcgcaTCCGCGCCATCGAGACGGGCGGGTGCCCGCACGCCGCCGTGCGCGAGGACATCTCGgccaacctcgccgccctcgaggacctgCACCGCGAGTTCGACGCCGACCTGCTGCTCATCGAGTCCGGCGGCGacaacctcgccgccaactACTCGCGCGAGTTGGCCGACTACATCATCTACGTCATCGacgtctcgggcggcgaCAAGATCCCGCGCAAGGGCGGCCCCGGCATCACGCAGAGCGACCTGCTCGTGGTCAACAAGACGGACCTGGCCGagatcgtcggcgccgaccttGGCGTCATGGAGCGCGACGCGCGCAAGATGCGTGAGGGCGGGCCCACCGTCTTCGCCCAGGTCAAGAagaacgtcgccgtcgaccacATCGTCAACCTTATGCTGAGCGCGTGGAAGGCgagcggcgccgaggagaaccGCCGCGCGGCGGGTGGCCCGCGCCCGACCGAGGGCCTGGACAGTCTCAAGGCTTGA
- a CDS encoding Putative Type 1 protein phosphatase inhibitor: MAAVQERSQQRSASGPSQTQTETQNRTGTHAVLRLRGAHAPSRQSVRWAEDVVDNEGLGRKSSKVCCIYHRPKGVDESSDESSSDSSSDSSDSEADDGGKRRIPSGDHKGKGKGGKRSHDHDCGDHDHDGHRHGRKDGRGGKEKKTRRPSPNAYERVPKPFKPKGEAGEGSKGPDTKA, translated from the exons ATGGCGGCCGTACAAGAACGCTCGCAACAGCGCTCGGCATCTGGCCCCTCCCAGACCCAGACGGAGACACAGAACCGGACGGGCACGCATGCGGTCCTCCGCCTAAGAGGCGCGCATGCGCCATCGCGGCAGTCGGTACGCTGGGCCGAGGACGTGGTGGACAACGAGGGTCTTGGTCGCAAGAGCTCAAAAG TCTGCTGCATCTACCACCGCCCAAAGGGGGTCGACGAATCGAGCGACGAGTCCTCATCTGACTCATCCTCCGACTCGTCGGATTCGGAAGCAGACGACGGTGGGAAACGGAGAATCCCCTCGGGCGACCACAAGGGCAAGGGGAAGGGCGGGAAGCGAAGCCACGACCACGATTGCGGCGACCATGATCACGACGGCCACAGGCACGGCAGGAaggacggccgcggcggcaaggagaagaagacgaggcggCCTAGCCCGAACGCGTACGAGAGAGTGCCGAAGCCGTTCAAACCCaagggcgaggcgggcgaagGCAGCAAGGGCCCCGATACCAAAGCTTGA
- a CDS encoding Putative P-loop containing nucleoside triphosphate hydrolase, with translation MHRALSSRWLRSALSIGDRATLAEVPIYLCPSLGAASGRHSFAPAAEARRGLPYGQRRCVHVEANTASEAQQSPPPATEPTQQLSTKKLPLQCSGCGALTQTTDAGQAGYYDLSRRAVKEFLAPANGKDAEKELKEEDKVVEEALQNLSEEQLAQLGLDPRTLRYGEELETDRSVSRPATKRAPLCDRCHKLVHHHSGKPIYHPTVDSLRETIEESPFKTNHIYHIIDAADFPMSFMPRLHQILDANLKHRNRRNRAGRYFKDRKFDLSFIITRSDLLAPKKEQVDALMPYLREVLRKSLGKFGRLVTLGNVKCVSAQRGWWTRSLKEQIYERGGAGWMVGKVNVGKSQLFDSVFPKGTTANFPSKHNVEVSMFAREEDTDGTTYSAGDVFESEADRLDLDALLPPARNETNFPEMPTVSSLPGTTASPIRIPFGNGKGELIDLPGVARSDLENYVKPEHRQDLVMHHRIKPEQRSLKPGQSLLLGGLIRITPTTPDLVFLAYNFTPIPEHATATEKAIEFQEQARESHRVQNLAVPGIADKIKLAGTFQLRYDVTKERAGPLTRKHVGGMKVENLPWRVLAIDLLIEGCGWVEIVAQVRTKTLFAGCAPFTGRETAPEPEPEPEPVDPFAKLEKAAESQSLAKVEEKKPAAKPDEPHWPVIEVWSPEGRFIGSRMPMNAWLINKSPKKSIKTRPRKSMKGAKKAAKSAKRAAEAAA, from the exons ATGCATCGCGCGCTATCATCGAGATGGCTCAGGAGCGCCCTGAGTATTGGCGACAGAGCCACTCTAGCGGAGGTGCCAATTTACCTTTGCCCGTCCCTCGGCGCCGCATCCGGGAGACACTCGTTtgcgccggccgccgaggctcGTCGGGGTCTTCCTTACGGACAGCGACGCTGCGTTCACGTCGAGGCCAACACAGCTAGTGAAGCACAACAATCGCCGCCACCCGCGACCGAACCGACGCAGCAACTCTCGACCAAGAAGCTCCCGCTACAATGCAGCGGCTGCGGCGCGCTAACCCAGACGACGGACGCCGGGCAGGCCGGTTACTACGACTTAAGTAGGAGAGCAGTGAAGGAGTTTCTTGCGCCCGCAAATGGCAAAGATGCAGAGAAAGAGCTTAAAGAGGAGGATAAGGTTGTCGAAGAGGCTCTGCAGAACCTGAGCGAAGAGCAGCTGGCGCAGTTGGGTTTGGACCCAAGGACTTTGCGCTACGGGGAGGAGCTGGAGACAGACCGGTCTG TGTCACGCCCTGCGACCAAGAGAGCGCCGCTCTGCGACCGATGCCACAAGCTGGTCCATCATCACTCTGGAAAGCCGATCTACCATCCCACCGTGGACTCTCTACGAGAGACAATTGAGGAGTCGCCATTCAAGACCAACCATATTTACcacatcatcgacgccgccgacttccCCATGTCGTTTATGCCGAGGTTGCACCAGATCCTCGACGCCAACCTGAAGCACCGCAATCGCAGGAACAGGGCCGGGCGATACTTCAAGGACCGCAAGTTCGACCTGAGCTTCATCATCACCCGCTCGGACCTGCTGGCGCCGAAGAAGGAGCAGGTCGACGCGCTTATGCCGTACTTAAGAGAGGTGCTGCGTAAGTCGCTGGGAAAGTTTGGTCGGCTCGTTACGCTGGGCAACGTCAAGTGCGTCAGCGCCCAGAGGGGCTGGTGGACGAGATCCCTCAAGGAGCAGATCTATGAGCGTGGAGGCGCCGGATGGATGGTTGGCAAAGTGAATGTTGGCAAGAGCCAGCTGTTCGATTCCGTGTTCCCCAAGGGTACGACGGCCAACTTCCCTTCTAAGCACAATGTCGAAGTCTCTATGTTCGCAAGGGAGGAGGATACCGATGGCACTACGTACTCGGCCGGGGATGTGTTCGAGAGCGAGGCGGACCGTCTGGACTTGGacgcgctgctgccgcccgcccGAAACGAAACCAACTTCCCGGAAATGCCGACCGTGTCTTCCCTCCCCGGCACTACGGCATCCCCTATCCGCATTCCCTTTGGAAACGGAAAGGGAGAGTTGATCGATCTGCCCGGGGTCGCTCGATCGGATCTCGAAAACTACGTCAAGCCGGAGCACCGACAGGACCTTGTCATGCACCACCGGATCAAGCCCGAGCAGCGCTCCCTCAAGCCCGGACAGTCCCTCTTGTTGGGTGGTCTGATTCGCATCACCCCGACCACGCCggacctcgtcttcctcgcgtACAACTTCACGCCCATCCCCGAACATGCAACGGCCACCGAGAAGGCCATTGAGTTCCAGGAGCAGGCGAGAGAGTCCCACCGTGTGCAGAACCTGGCCGTGCCCGGAAtcgccgacaagatcaagCTCGCTGGGACCTTCCAGCTCCGGTACGACGTGACCAAAGAACGCGCCGGACCCCTCACACGCAAACATGTTGGGGGTATGAAGGTTGAGAATCTCCCCTGGCGCGTTCTGGCCATTGATCTCCTCATCGAAGGCTGCGGCTGGGTTGAGATCGTCGCGCAGGTGCGGACCAAGACCCTCTTTGCCGGTTGTGCGCCATTCACGGGCCGGGAAACCGCGCCAGAGCCTGAACCTGAGCCTGAGCCGGTTGACCCCTTTGCCAAGctggagaaggcggcggagagcCAAAGCTTGGCCAAGGTTGAGGAGAAAAAGCCAGCCGCAAAACCCGACGAGCCGCACTGGCCCGTAATCGAGGTCTGGTCTCCCGAGGGCAGGTTCATCGGCTCTCGTATGCCTATGAATGCATGGTTGATCAACAAGTCTCCGAAGAAAAGTATCAAGACCCGCCCTCGCAAGAGCATGAAGGGtgcgaagaaggccgccaaAAGCGCCAAGAGAGCCGCCGAGGCTGCTGCGTAG
- a CDS encoding Putative ribosomal protein/NADH dehydrogenase, which produces MVRVGQRWHALRALLGTASIDARETYQILKIRFGPGAATLPSNVTRIHMEFANRAEAGHVGPKKFWREMLPRLKYYNPAIPMVVNRKTNVEGTAIMSVYFSTTDAPVDPSTLPQPSSSAIDNSKAPQPLEGVERVVKIDMKNKHSEDILNHFLAETKAEAILPGPEDENEMKAVEELKAKGEVDRQRNRKIREEEKKEKAMLARARAEAGSS; this is translated from the exons ATGGTTCGCGTAGGACAAAGATGGCATGCTTTAAGAGCT CTCCTGGGAACAGCTTCAATTGACGCGAGAGAAACCTACCAGATCCTTAAAATCCGCTTCGGTCCCGGTGCCGCAACACTGCCTTCCAATGTCACGAGGATACATATGGAATTCGCCAATCGCGCAGAAGCCGGTCATGTTGGCCCCAA AAAGTTCTGGCGCGAAATGCTCCCCCGCCTAAAGTACTATAACCCCGCCATCCCGATGGTCGTGAACCGTAAAACCAACGTCGAGGGCACCGCCATCATGTCCGTCTACTTCTCCACTACTGATGCCCCCGTCGACCCGTCGACGCTCCCGcaaccctcctcctccgccatcgACAACAGCAAGGCACCGCAACCgcttgagggcgtcgagcgcGTGGTCAAGATCGACATGAAGAACAAGCACTCGGAGGATATCCTCAACCACTTCTTGGCCGAGacaaaggccgaggccatcctgcccgggcccgaggacgagaacgaaatgaaggccgtcgaggaactcaaggccaagggcgaggtGGACCGCCAGCGCAACCGCAAGATCcgcgaggaagagaagaaggagaaggctATGTTGGCCAGGGCACGTGCCGAGGCAGGTAGCTCGTGA
- a CDS encoding Putative ubiquitin-protein ligase E3A/B/C → MAPWSQRQAPPLRPLTLRQTSADLVSRVHNPSLTAPPGQLGRLPDYAVLDSPHLHDDSSSSESDFHPRRPRRPTHSRSMSHPFPSLFSSKKKRPDAAHDTDSDDDAPVMSKPLGDSNTHKRGGTSGGSRDFATGNCMTCGSLVRWPRELKVFKCTVCVTINDIHPDQQTARTNTGPKWLQRPSQDSTSPQKQSTRPAERYEARPISLEQTKRLIRQCIHAHLARAIRRTSSFEDERRENIETRASSNPLSEQGGRPLTSRTTGVSQHRREKSQGSGPAYVFPEQPILRSNPPRAPPTARSFSSSYPERPSMRQLTAGGNGPRQTDPGCWNADDPKRIFRPLEDYITTCFSSFHCVNSSFLSRRPAVAVRSGSESAPRRPAAPRPEPKYAGQHTESPICDLDPKLLLLGDFAENGTWWTGSQGQNGSRHKRSASHRIEEAPSFITPRSPQMEWNDVAEWYRSVINAAESWMSIYDEMTQESVADPLSATELRALESQLLFGQDHTHRALLKATETLLKRPGRPMTEPEDLRYLLIILENPLLHGEPNAFQGRRCDQRRPSLKRDEALREDRSTLKTGPVSGQHSVIIKRILGLISNSSSSCQNYLTTWFARYSESRFIRIKDLAAGFLTYRLIRQNEKKHEVKVDITAGLIPNMSAGHSAASLHAALGTQRSSSRKQREQPKKMVYNEDWQIRAAARVLSLVFAANNMTHIRRPDHTLRNMSSSTHRGGIQAHGQIIPTSDFYNTMIDYTDLVAEFEAWESKRGKFSFCQYPFLLSMWAKSQILEHDARRQQMTKARDAFFDSIMTRRNVTQFLVLDVRRECLVDDSLKAVSEVIGSGSEDIKKGLRIVFKGEEGLDAGGLKKEWFLLLVREVFNPEHGMFIYDEDSQFCYFNPNSFETSDQYFLVGVVLGLAIYNSTILDVALPPFAFRKLLASAPSASAGSSAHPRPTMNYTLEDLAEYRPRLAAGLRQLLEYDGDVEETFQLDFVVDVEKYGVVMQVPLCPGGEAKPVTNANRGEYVSLYVRYLLETAVTRQFEPFKRGFYTVCGGNALSLFRPEEIELLVRGSDTALDVDALRGVAEYDNWGTRNPDGVEPVVGWFWDTFKEASADDQRKLLSFITGTDRVPAMGAALLSIKITCLGEDENRYPIARTCFNMLALRRYESRERLEHMLWTAVYESEGFGLK, encoded by the exons ATGGCTCCTTGGTCGCAGCGTCAAGCTCCACCTCTTCGCCCTCTCACTCTCCGTCAAACTTCCGCCGACTTGGTTTCCCGAGTACACAACCCCTCGCTCACTGCGCCACCTGGTCAACTGGGACGACTACCTGACTATGCAGTTTTGGATAGCCCGCACCTCCACGACGACTCGAGCTCCTCCGAATCCGATTTCCACCCAAGACGTCCGCGCCGACCCACCCACTCCCGCTCCATGAGCCACCCGTTTCCCTCCCTGTTCTCGAGCAAGAAGAAACgacccgacgccgcccatgaCACCGactccgacgacgatgcgccCGTCATGTCGAAGCCGCTAGGAGACAGCAACACACACAAGAGGGGCGGTACCAGTGGTGGCAGCAGGGACTTCGCCACAGGCAACTGCATGACATGCGGGTCCCTTGTGCGCTGGCCGCGGGAGCTGAAGGTCTTCAAATGCACTGTCTGTGTGACCATCAACGATATCCATCCGGACCAACAAACGGCCAGAACAAACACGGGCCCAAAGTGGCTTCAACGTCCGTCCCAGGATTCGACGTCACCTCAGAAACAGTCAACGCGCCCAGCCGAACGATACGAAGCCAGACCCATCTCGCTTGAGCAGACTAAAAGGCTGATTCGACAATGCATCCACGCACATCTGGCGAGGGCGATTAGGAGGACTTCAAgcttcgaggacgagaggcGCGAGAATATCGAGACGCGTGCGTCTTCAAACCCGTTGAGCGAACAGGGTGGCCGACCGCTCACCTCAAGGACTACCGGAGTCTCGCAACACAGGCGGGAGAAAAGTCAAGGCAGTGGACCGGCTTACGTCTTTCCCGAGCAGCCGATTCTTCGTTCTAATCCGCCTCGTGCGCCACCAACAGCAAGATCCTTCTCATCTTCGTACCCCGAAAGGCCCTCCATGCGCCAGCTCACGGCAGGTGGCAATGGGCCTCGGCAGACAGACCCCGGCTGCTGGAATGCCGACGACCCCAAGAGGATATTCAGGCCGCTGGAAGACTACATCACGACCTGCTTCAGCTCATTTCATTGCGTAAACTCGTCCTTCCTATCTCGACGACCCGCCGTGGCTGTGCGCTCTGGAAGTGAATCCGCTCCCCGGCGACCCGCCGCTCCTCGACCGGAACCAAAGTATGCAGGACAACACACCGAATCCCCCATCTGTGATCTTGACCCAAAGCTTCTGTTGCTGGGTGATTTCGCTGAGAACGGCACGTGGTGGACTGGGAGTCAGGGGCAGAACGGATCACGCCACAAGCGGTCGGCCTCACACAGGATCGAGGAGGCGCCTTCGTTCATCACGCCGCGGTCGCCGCAAATGGAATGGAACGACGTTGCGGAATGGTACAGGTCCGTCATCAACGCGGCAGAGTCCTGGATGTCTATCTATGACGAGATGACTCAGGAATCAGTGGCCGACCCCCTGTCTGCCACTGAACTTCGAGCCCTGGAATCCCAGCTGCTGTTCGGCCAGGACCACACCCATAGGGCATTGCTTAAGGCTACCGAGACCTTGCTCAAGCGGCCTGGTCGCCCTATGACTGAACCGGAAGACCTGAGGTACCTTCTCATCATTCTGGAAAACCCATTGCTCCACGGCGAGCCCAATGCTTTCCAGGGAAGGCGATGTGACCAAAGACGCCCGTCGCTGAAACGCGATGAGGCTTTGAGAGAGGACAGATCGACTCTGAAAACTGGTCCAGTATCTGGACAGCACTCTGTCATCATCAAGCGAATCCTAGGTCTGATCTCCAACTCATCTAGTTCGTGCCAGAACTATTTGACCACATGGTTCGCTCGATACTCGGAATCTAGGTTCATAAGGATTAAGGATCTGGCCGCAGGGTTCTTAACTTACAGGCTCATCCGTCAAAACGAGAAGAAACACGAGGTCAAGGTGGACATCACAGCTGGGCTGATTCCTAACATGAGCGCCGGGCACTCTGCGGCTTCGCTGCATGCTGCGCTAGGGACGCAGCGtagctcgtcgaggaagcagaGGGAGCAACCAAAAAAGATGGTGTACAATGAGGACTGGCAGATTCGGGCGGCCGCGCGAGTCCTATCTCTAGTGTTTGCGGCAAACAACATGACTCACATTCGACGCCCAGATCATACGTTGAGGAACATGAGCAGCAGCACCCACAGAGGCGGCATCCAGGCGCATGGTCAAATCATTCCGACGAGCGATTTTTACAACACCATGATCGACTACACCGATCTCGTGGCCGAATTTGAAGCCTGGGAGTCGAAACGGGGAAAGTTTTCATTCTGCCAGTATCCGTTTCTGCTGAGCATGTGGGCCAAGTCCCAGATCTTGGAGCATGACGCTCGTAGGCAACAGATGACCAAAGCACGGGACGCCTTCTTTGATAGCATCATGACGCGAAGGAATGTTACGCAATTCTTGGTGCTCGATGTTCGACGAGAGTGTCTGGTTGATGACAGCCTGAAGGCCGTCAGCGAGGTTATTGGGAGCGGGAGCGAGGACATCAAAAAGGGTCTGCGCATCGTTttcaagggcgaggagggcctTGACGCAGGAGGTCTCAAGAAAGAATggtttcttctccttgtccgTGAGGTGTTCAACCCGGAGCATG GTATGTTTATCTACGATGAAGACTCCCAGTTCTGCTACTTCAACCCAAACTCCTTTGAAACGTCCGACCAGTACTTCCTTGTCGGCGTTGTACTTGGCTTGGCCATTTACAATTCTACCATCTTGGATgtggcgctgccgcccttTGCTTTCCGGAAGCTTCTTGCATCGGCCCCTAGCGCGTCGGCCGGGTCGTCTGCGCACCCTCGCCCAACCATGAACTACACCCTGGAGGACCTCGCAGAATACCGTCCGCGCCTGGCTGCCGGTCTTAGGCAGCTCCTGGAGtacgacggcgacgttgaGGAGACCTTCCAGCTCGACtttgttgttgatgtcgagaAGTACGGGGTTGTAATGCAAGTCCCGCTCTGCCCGGGAGGGGAGGCGAAACCAGTCACCAACGCAAACAGAGGAGAGTACGTCAGCCTGTACGTCAGATATCTTCTTGAGACGGCGGTCACGCGGCAATTTGAGCCTTTCAAACGTGGCTTCTACACGGTGTGTGGCGGCAACGCTCTGTCGTTGTTCCGCCCCGAAGAGATCGAGTTGCTCGTCCGAGGCTCCGATACGGCACTTGACGTGGATGCCCTCAGGGGGGTGGCCGAATACGATAACTGGGGGACGAGAAACCCCGATGGCGTAGAACCGGTCGTTGGATGGTTCTGGGATACCTTCAAGGAGGCCTCGGCAGATGACCAGCGAAAGCTCCTCTCCTTCATCACCGGCACTGACAGAGTGCCGGCTATGGGCGCtgccctcctctccatcaaGATCACATGCTTGGGTGAGGATGAGAACAGATACCCTATTGCTCGAACCTGCTTCAATATGCTGGCATTGCGGCGTTACGAGTCGAGGGAAAGACTGGAACATATGTTGTGGACCGCCGTATACGAAAGCGAAGGCTTTGGGTTGAAGTAA